The window ATTTGGGAAAATTGTGTGCATGTgtgcgtatatatatatatatatatatatttacacaagTATTCGCCCACTAACCCACTCAGTCCCAACCAAGCCGAATTGGAGTAATAAAATGCTTTGAaattgttttctcaaaaaaaaaaaaaaattgctttgaGATTGTTACACCCTTTTAATAACCTAATAATTGTTAAGGAATtaaaaaagaggaaataaaGTGTTTTaacttagaaaaaaataaaaaataattaatttagaaaattccaaacgaCTGGCAAACTTTGTAGCTTTATAGAGAAACCTGGAATTAACTTTTCTTTCCTTAAAacaagagagaggaaaaaacaaGGGGAAGGTTTTGCAGAAATATctccaaaattttcacaatccACATGAGAAGTTAAGAACCAAAGCTACCCAGGGAAAATCCGAAGCtgggtttattttgtttttcccaGTGAACTAAATGGGCCAATTCTTGAGGTGTATGGGCTTGAGTTGTCAGTTGGGCTGGACCATATCCTCCTACCCCAAAAAATTCTTAGTAATGACTATACTGGTGCCAGGGATAACTTACTCATGGCACAAAAGCTTTTTCCAGCAATTGATAACATTGGCGCAATGTTGGCTGTCTGTGACATTCTATCTGCGTCCAATATCAAGTTTACTGGTTATGGAATTGATTACTACTGGGGTTCTTCAGCTTACGCCTTCGTCTACATTTAATGCTGTTAAATCTTGTTATCAAAGTCTCCACACATTGTTACAACCTATCAAGACAAAGTTTCCTGGCACTGAATTGGCTCTGAAACTTGTGGAGGATGCATTCTCCATGCTATCTAACCGAGAGAAACGTTCTGCGTATGATTTGAAAAGGAATGCATGTAGGGAGGATTATAAATCTTTTAATATAAGAGCATTATCCTGTCAAAATATAGCAAGTAAGGAAACAATAAGTACTGCTAACAACTCTTCTGTGTGTGAGAGGAgtttttcaagccaaattttGGGTGGAAGTTGTAGAACAACTACGATATTTTCAGAAGACATTGGAACTTTGGGATTCAAACTCCAAAATTCTCTTGATGTTAAGTGGCAGTGTGATAAAATTATTTGTCAGCAACCATCCAATAAGGTTTCTGAGGATTTGAATTCTAGAGGCAACATTAGAGCAGACACAGATTTTTCTATAGGCCGGATAAATATGCCAACATCAAAGCCAATCAGTTTGGAGGagaatttttcttgttcttcagAATCTTTGGCACAGAAAAGGCCTTGTCAGGACTACCATACCTTTGAGAATGATAGAAAACCTGAGCATTATAAGGTAGGTCAGATCTGGGGTGCTCAATATAGAGCAAATCTCCCTCATAATTTTAGGTATGCTCAAGTTGCTTGCAACTCAGCACGATCAGTTCTTGTTACATGGTTAAAGCCAATCCCTATTAGTGATGGTGAGAGACGATGGTGTGATGCTGGCTTACCTGTTGCTTGTGGGTCATTTGATTTGAATGCAGAGATGAATGATGGGGAAAACTGGCCAATGGTCTCATCCCACAAATGCTCATGGATTCATGGTGTCACAGATGAACAATATTTACCCCAAAAGAAGTGAGATTTGGGCTCTATATAAGGATTGGAACCTTCATGAATGGGCCCATAATTCTAGTTTTTTTGAAGGATGTAAATTTGAGTTAGTTGAAATTCaaaaagatttttcaaaatatttaggtGCAGATGGTGCATGTTTGGTGCAAGTAGATGGTTTTAGAAGCATCTTTGAGAGATAAAAAATTGGAGGGAGTCCTGTCACTTTTCATATCTCCCCAGATAATCTGTATATATTCTCTCATAATGTCCCAGCATATAGGTTTAAGGGTGGAGAAATCGATAAAGTTGTTGATGGGATGTTTGAGCTTGATCAATTTCCCATGCCTGATATTATGTGTCTGGAGATTGACTCCCAAAAGGCACCAAAGAATGGGAATGCTAGTAGTTTTTCTAGATCTATTCCATTGAGAGGACTTCCTTCCTTGAAGTCATCTCCAGAAGACAAACTTTTGAAACCCAGTTGGTCCTCAAATGATTTTGCCACAGGTCAGGTATGGGCTGTATACAGTGGAAAAGATTTTTTGCCACGGCAATACACCAGAATAGATGATATAATTTATGAGAGCCAAGTATGTTTGACTTTCCTAGAACCTCTACCTATTCTTGACGATGAGATTGACtggaagaaagaaaacataccCATAGTTTGTGGGAAATTTAAGGTTAGTGGAACTAGTGTCTGTTAagatttaatgttttattttataatatttaattggaAGTATCTTTGGATATTTGGTAGTTTGACCAAGTCTATAGGATATTTGGTTATTTGATCTCAGCAAGATTTCATGGCTGTGAAGTGTCTCACGTTGCTATCCTAGCTTGTAGGAGTTGTGGATAGTGCTTTCCTATTTTATAGTAGTTGTGGTTAATGCTAGATAAAGTGTTGTGATGTAAAGCCTATTTATAGGCTCTTTTGTTTATCAATAAAATCATTCAGCTTTTATCATTCAACAAGTCCCTTTctgccttttgttttttctttgtatcaGAGTCCTGTGCCAACACGTCCCTTttgctttctatttttcttaacTCTGTAtcagtggtatcagagccagtgAGAAAAGCACGAGAGAAAGAGTCCTCAAATAGTATTGATGGCTTCAGATTCAAACTTTGTGCAGGCGGCAATCCCACGCTTTGATGGTCACTATGACCATTGGAGTATGCTAATGGAGAATTTTCTTCGGTCCAAAGAGTATTGGCCAATTGTTGAATCTGGTATTCAAGTACCAGCACCAAATACAACCTTGTCAGATGCTCAGAAAACAGAGTTGGAAGGGAGAAAGCTCAAAGATTTAAAGGCAAAAAATTACCTTTTCCAGGCAATTGATCGTCCCATCTTGGAAACAATTCTTAGCAAAGAAACTTCCAAAGATATTTGGGAttcaatgaagaaaaaatatgaagGCTCTGCTAGAGTGAAGCGTGCACAGCTTCAAGCCTTGAGAAGAGATTTTGAGACTCTACAAATGAAGGATGGAGAATCTGTCACCAGCTACTGTGCCAGGACTATGGAGATTAGCAACAAAATGCGTTTTCA of the Quercus robur chromosome 10, dhQueRobu3.1, whole genome shotgun sequence genome contains:
- the LOC126702217 gene encoding uncharacterized protein LOC126702217, which codes for MTILVPGITYSWHKSFFQQLITLAQCWLSVTFYLRPISSLLVMELITTGVLQLTPSSTFNAVKSCYQSLHTLLQPIKTKFPGTELALKLVEDAFSMLSNREKRSAYDLKRNACREDYKSFNIRALSCQNIASKETISTANNSSVCERSFSSQILGGSCRTTTIFSEDIGTLGFKLQNSLDVKWQCDKIICQQPSNKVSEDLNSRGNIRADTDFSIGRINMPTSKPISLEENFSCSSESLAQKRPCQDYHTFENDRKPEHYKVGQIWGAQYRANLPHNFRYAQVACNSARSVLVTWLKPIPISDGERRWCDAGLPVACGSFDLNAEMNDGENWPMVSSHKCSWIHGVTDEQYLPQKK